The following nucleotide sequence is from Cucumis melo cultivar AY chromosome 1, USDA_Cmelo_AY_1.0, whole genome shotgun sequence.
ATCCAAACTAGTACAGCTCTTCTGTTTTACCTCAAATTATTCTAATtcgaaaataataataatccaaaATTTCCTCGACTTTGGTTGAGTTGGGGAAGCATGACTTTGGTTGAGTTGAACTTCCACAGAGCTATGAAAATGGTCAAAATCATAAAGGTTGAATCTACAACCTTAATCTGTCCAACCAATCAGACATAGTCATAATTAGGATAAACATTTTGGCTATGTTTTACAAGGCAAAGTTACTGATCCGAATTTGTTAAGCTTGAGCAGAACTAAGAGGTTccctccttttttttcttcttttttcagtATAATACAACATATGaactaaaaaaaacattaatttcgCAACTTATTCAAGTTAATAATTCGACTCGACCAAATTAAAACTTAAGACATAAATATGGTTAGAAAAGAAGATTTTCCCAAAATCTATTTACCCGGCACGGTCAGTCATCCTCATCGCAAAACTCAGTCCTTCAAGTGAACAGCCCTTGCACCCATGAATTCCATGTCCTTCCTGCGCTCATTTGCCTGTTCCCTTCGCTGCTCAGCTCTTTCCCTCCATCCTTGTTCCAACAACTCCACgaacttattttttatttcaagcAATGGGTCACAATCAATCAACTGGTCACCTTGATATGCCTCTCGAAGCATCGCAGTTTCAATCCCACCTTTCAAAGACAAATAGAATATCCCAGAATGCCTTGTGAACACACTGGAAAATGCATTTGAAAACCTGTACTCATCACCAAATTTCCCCAATATTGGTACTGGAATCCTCTTGAGCAATGAAAGTGACAGCAACTCGTGAAAAACTCCTACTGTTCTCTTCTCCATCTCCGGTGAAGATTGTTCCAAATAGGACACATCCTCGTATGGCGATATGTAATCTAATTCTAACCAATCTCTAACCCATTCTCTCATTTCCTTTCTCAAAATGAATCCAGGAGGAAGCTTGTAGTCGAAATTAGGCCGCATACGAATGCCAGTCGATCTGGATTCATCCTCAGCTCTTCTCTCAATCACTGATTTAGCAAAATCAGGGTTTCGAGTAACCAATTGGAGAAACGATTTTCCCTCTCCCGGACTCCCAACAATCTGAAAATATTCAGGGTATTTCGGCACTAAATTGACTAAAAAATCGTTCGGAAACCCGAAATCCCTCTTAACATGCAGTAATTTATCAACACTAAGCATTTTATCCTTCGACATCATCAATAACTTACACAATTTCGAAACGATCAACTCTTCATTTTCCATCATAATCCTCTTCTCTTCTTCAAGAAACCCCCTAAGTCGATCACTCGCGCGTAAGAACAAAACGGGTTCAGATTTAGGTTTGATTCTATCATAATAAGTATCCAACAAACCTGGATTGAAACCCAAAAACGCCTTGACTGACACATTGAGGCGCAATCTCTCTCGCCGTTTTTCAAGATATCGAAGAGGAATTACCTGCCCTGGTTCGTTGAGAACTTCTCTTACAACGCGCGCGCATAGCTTGTACCGCTTGTCGTTCTCGATGGCTTCGTCCAATCTGTAATCTTTGCGCCAAACTACCTTCAAACTCGAAATGGGTCTGAACTGAACGATGATTTCCTGGGATAGGAAAGAGGGGTGAGGAGATTTGATGCGGCGGAGATATGAGATGAGTGAATGGGGAGTGGAGAACATTACCCACGACGAGGGAGCGATCAGTGGTTATTGGGTTGCCGACGGCTAGCTTTAGCAAACTAGCGAAGGGGTTTCTTAGAGTATGTTGACTCAAATTTGAAATGTAGCTTCATTAGCATTTTCATTAATAATGATATATGaccttttgttttaaaaatttgttcTACTGACTTTAACTTTTGATTATGTTTTGAGTCTTTTGacttagttttaaaattttaaaatttgtcatTTCTTCCAACTAAATAACAACAGACCATTCCACCTCTGAGAACGAAGATTATATCAATTATCATAAACTCactttaataattatttttcattttttttatgttagaGTTAGTAATGGAGTGGGAGTAAGGTCGGAGATACACTCCTCATCCCCATAACTTTCTCTCAACTCTATGTTCTCTCTTAGCAATATTGCTCTTAACATTATTAAAATCCAAAACTAGGcctagatttttttttccatttttttccgTGACTTTCATAAGATGTTGAATAAAAATTAGATCTTTTGTCCTATTTGATGAAGGAATAATGTCTTAACAAAATTGAGCTATGTTAAGTTGTCCAACTATACTTATATGAAAATCGTAGTTTTTAATTAGTTATCACATTATATTATAGAATTAATTTAGGTACAGAAATTATTACTTTGAAACAATTTTAAAATCAGAATATCAAAGTAAAACTTGTGTAATGACAACTGAAACTAAACCTTGTCAAAATTACAATCTTTCTTCTCagattgattttctttttttttcatattttatacTTTTAACTTTAATGTTAcactaattttgttttatgattaaataattatttttagttttttttattaatgtCTATTAATTTAGTAAAAATTTGATATCAACGACGTAAATCTTAAATTTCAAAAGTAACAAATTGAAAGAAGAAGCCAAATCTGAAGCTCAAAattgaaacttttgaaatataGAAACTATACGAAGATTTAGAAATTAACCTAAaattacattatttaaaaaagctCTCTTTTaacttcctttttcttttattgtgtAATGAGATAAAGATAGTATATCTTGTGATTCTCCCAACTGTTACTCCAAAATTTAGGGATCAAGATGACTTTTCCTCCTAAATTCTATCAACTGCTCAAATTAACTAtcaatactttttttttaactaaatttcTTTGATCAACTCGaaaattcttgtattagaaGAAATCAATTACATGGTGAACCAGATTGACGATAATGCCCCATTCCTTGCCTGCTAAGTAGCCCCGCTTCGTTAAACTCAATTGATCATCAATTTCCATTTTCCCACTTTTCCGATTCTCTATCACTGGTTAGTCTTCGTccctttttcttccattttctgTTTGATTGCTGATTAATTTGAAAACCCAAATGAGTTTTTGTCTTGTTATTCCTTTTTCATACCTCTTTTCTTATCTGTCTTTTGAAATTTCTTCATTTGGGGTTGCGTTATTAGCTTCAATTTACCcctttttcttgttttgtgtCGTTGTTTTGTGTACTCTATTGCTTGGAGAATGCGTTAGTTATCGCCATAATTGAATAAATGTGTGAAATTTAACTCTTGTTTGGGGTTTTGTTGTTGTAAACTTTTTGGGTGGTTTTGTTGGTTGACAAGGCAGtgtttctttgtttctttcCTGCAGATTAGTCTATTGGGGGAATGGATTTTGATAGTGTTTACAAGTCTCTGAAGGAACTCTTTCCGGAGGTATTGCGTTGATTTAATTTTGATCTTTTTGCCTTTGCTTGTTTTTAGTTGTTGTCTATGTTATAAGcgaaatttatgaaaattttgctATTGATTTGTTCATATATGGTGAGGTTTTAAGTTCCCTGGTGAAAATATGTTCATTATCAGGTTGACCATCGGATACTAAGGGCTGTAGCCCTTGAAAATCCTAAGGATGTTCATCTAGCTGTTAATGATATTCTCACCGAGGTTATCCCTCGGTGTCATCCAGAATTTAAATCACCCCTGCAAGATCATTGTGTGGAGTTTGCATCTAAAATAGAAGAAGGTACCCCATCTGAATTGTATTGTCTTCTTGgatcatttttcaatttctcgGTGAGGTTGATGACCTTGTTTTGTTTCTAATTTCTAACtgtgtgttttgtttttaaGGGTTCACTTATTGTATGAACACGTTTGAATGAAAATTAGTAAAATGCTTCTTCTAAATACTTTTTATTAGCTTTTAGAATTTCTTAAACCACTATTGATTATTGAAAATTGTAAAAGGTGTTTCCTAATGGTTTAAAACACTTCTTAgcactttttaaaattttagttcaaCACTACCTATTCTTTAAAAAAGCGCTGTAGAAGGCATGCCGAACACCCTGTCCGTATCttgtattatttattattttgtttgggTTCTTCGGAATCAGGTACTGTTGGTGATGAAGCATGTAATGGTACTTCCTACAAGAGTTGCGTGGCACATCTAGATGGAACATTGAATCAATCTGTCTCTGTAAATAGTTATGTCGCTAGTGATGATTGTGAACGACATGAGAATACTGAAACTACAAGCCTCTCTGTACCAGCCAACATACAAGAAGACCGCAGTGAAGTAGAAATGAATCGTGTAGCACCTGAAAAATCAAATGGTTTGATTCAAGAAGATAGTGGACATAATGATCATGAACAAAGTCCTCAAATTACCAAAACCTGGACCCAGGTTACTGAGGATATCAAACAGAATAAGACATTGCTTGATGGAGTCCATCATTCTCTTAACGTTTGTGATTTGGACTCCTTACTTGTGCAGGAATTACTCCATGATGATCGACCCATCCCTGTGGATGAGAATTCTGATAGTCAGACTGCCAATCCATCTTTTGAAAATCATTCAGAATCTGACTACAAGAAATCAAATGCAAATGGCACTTCAAATCCTGAGCCCAAGCAAGAGAGTTCTACCGGTGAAATGACTACCATTGAAGATAGGTTGATGGGGCCTTCCATACTCACTCGGTCAGGCCAACCATGTAGTATTGATCATCTTGACGAGATCATTGAGAATGCTAAAAGCAACAAGGTAAATACTAACTTGATATTGGATAATCTCAtatcaaaaattttaaatatggtAATGTTCAATGTTTTGGATCATTTGCACAATAGAGCCTTCTCTATATTCCTTTAGTTTTAGTTTTCTTGGTTCCGTTCATTTATGAGGTTTAAATAAAACTACTATTGGTGTGTCATTTTTGTTTGGATCGTTTTTAGCCATCTGTCAGGGAGAATTTGCTACTTTAAATGGGGTGCTCAAACACATAAGTGGATATACGTTTTCCAAGGTGAAATTATACCATGCTGCAGTGTGTTAGCTgtttcattttgaaaaatttgtACTAATCTTAGCAACATTATCAATTCACCAAATTGCAATGGGATATGAAGGTACTTGCTTGTTGGTTACTCTGTCCAATTGCTTTTTCTGTCTGTCTTGTGTGAACTTTACTGACTAACCTTCGGAGAACTGTAGAAGTTAGATGCCAACAAGAAAGAAGTTATGAATTTGAATTGCCATGTCTATGTCCTGGATTTTCAGAAATTACATGCACTCTGTCGTATCATTACAATATCCATGCTACTGAGTATCTTTGCAAATATGAAGTATCACTTTGTTATTAATTTGATTATCCATGTCGTAAGATTTGGATTCTTGTATGAAATGAAATTGAAATGTAAGAAGCTCTGATTAAGGTTAGGCTTGGTAGAAGACCACACTCCAAGGGCTCATATGATGCATAGGATTAGTGATATGAGCTTATTTATTGTGTTCTAAGCAATTAACCTTTCTGCAGATAACATTATTCTCAGCAATGCAATCAGTTACCAATAAGATGAAGGAATTGGAAGATATGGAGAAGTATtttgaaaaagtcaaagaaGACACTGCCAATTCAGAGTCAGAAATTCTGGCCAAAGTAGAGGAAATGAAACAGACAGTAGCACGTACTAAGGAAGCAAATGATATGGTgaaaacattattttttttagatcCTGTAGGCACTGTATGGATTATACTTGTATTTTTAATTAACGAGTGAAATTTCTTCTTCTACAGCATGCTGGAGAAGTTTATGGAGAGAAGGCGATTTTAGCGACGGAAACAAGAGAACTCCAATCTCGTCTCCTCAGCTTGTCGGATGAAAGAGACAGTTCTCTATCAATTCTTGATGAGGTGTTTCTCTACTTCAATGATACATTGTTGGTTACCATCTTATCTGAAACCTTTTGGCCATTGGCTATTGTTTGTTTATAAGATTAAGGACCCTTGTCTTGGGAAATATTTGGTCTGTGTGGGATTATATATACATGTTAACAAATTAATATTGGGTTTTCAAATTCTAATCAACTGGAATTCTTTGCATGTAGTAGAAGTCTTTTTACACATCtttctttaattaaaacatGTTAAACTATTTGATTTTTGCAGGTgtctttcaaaattattttgatttttcattttcatttttcatatttcaaGTTTAAAATAACTTTGTTCAGTTTTTAGTTTTAAAGTTTCGCTAAATAATGTTTGTAAGAAAATGTTAAAGCCACATCTCTTAAACATATTTGTTGGTTTTTCAAAATCTTACTCTCTTTTTTACCCTTTATGAACACCTTATAGTCATACCCATAACCTCTCTGTCTTTTTGTCTCTATTTCTATCAGGTCTCCTTATCCTACATGTTTCTGTTGAACTTTTTTCCTCCTTTACTTAGAGAGATCTCGTAGTTATATTTATTCTCTCttacatatataaatataaatataatgataAAGGTTGAAAGGTATACTGATTAAAAAAAACAAGACTAAATTAGTTTCCAAACACATATGTTTAGTTTCATTTTTTAAGGTCAGAAAACCAAAGGTAACTCAAGATTGAGTTATTCCTAGCCATGAGAATCTTTGTCTACGAAAGATTACTAGTTGAAGAATAACTGGTAAAAGTTCTGTCATCCAGATGCATACCACTCTTAAATCTAGAATGGCTTCATTAGAAGCTACGCTGAAAGCATTAGAGGAAGAGAAGTTGGCTAAGGAAGAACATGCACGAAAGGCTCTTGCTGAGCAGGAGGCCCTCATGGAGAAGGTAGTCCAGGAATCAAAGATACTACAACATGAAGCAAATGAGAATGCCAAGGTAACTAACCATAGTTGTATATATGTAGAGGTGGAACCAAAATATTATCATttctgaaaaagaaaactaCGCAACTTTTAGAATACCCAAGACAAATCATGTGACGACTTCATTGCACCGTCCTGTGTGTAATGCGCATCCTTCAGAGGGGAAGTTGATTATTGACTACtgatattaataattttttcaatGCAGTTGCGGGAGTTCCTAATCGAACGTGGGCAATTAGTTGACGTGTTGCAGTAAGTTTCAATCTTCTATAATCTTGGACAACCAAGTGGGATTGTAGACTTTGTTCTGGTATTTGTTGTACACGTGAAAAACAAAGAACCCTGCATGCTAATGATAAGTATTTGCATAATGAATACGAACTCGTGCCGTTAATTGTTCCTTTGTAATAAATTCTCTGTCAAAATATCGGTAACTGCTTTAAGATGTTGGAACTTCTATCTCAGTATGAAAAAATGAGAACACTACATTGTGTACTTGCAGGGGAGAAATTTCTGTTATTTGTCAAGACGTGAGGCATCTGAAAGAGAAGTTTGACTTGGAAGTGCCACTAAGCAAATCTCTTTCCTCTAGTCAAACAAGCTTCA
It contains:
- the LOC103492692 gene encoding uncharacterized protein LOC103492692 isoform X2; its protein translation is MDFDSVYKSLKELFPEVDHRILRAVALENPKDVHLAVNDILTEVIPRCHPEFKSPLQDHCVEFASKIEEGTVGDEACNGTSYKSCVAHLDGTLNQSVSVNSYVASDDCERHENTETTSLSVPANIQEDRSEVEMNRVAPEKSNGLIQEDSGHNDHEQSPQITKTWTQELLHDDRPIPVDENSDSQTANPSFENHSESDYKKSNANGTSNPEPKQESSTGEMTTIEDRLMGPSILTRSGQPCSIDHLDEIIENAKSNKITLFSAMQSVTNKMKELEDMEKYFEKVKEDTANSESEILAKVEEMKQTVARTKEANDMHAGEVYGEKAILATETRELQSRLLSLSDERDSSLSILDEMHTTLKSRMASLEATLKALEEEKLAKEEHARKALAEQEALMEKVVQESKILQHEANENAKLREFLIERGQLVDVLQGEISVICQDVRHLKEKFDLEVPLSKSLSSSQTSFILASSGSSLKTATSDLTHFSSILMDTVAHLDAEKGTSLNLGKEGNQASSVSSSSLSSNNLKEEGSERNHFKSSFSDDGWDVFDKDAEFSEASYFVDAKESLKEF
- the LOC103492692 gene encoding uncharacterized protein LOC103492692 isoform X1 — translated: MDFDSVYKSLKELFPEVDHRILRAVALENPKDVHLAVNDILTEVIPRCHPEFKSPLQDHCVEFASKIEEGTVGDEACNGTSYKSCVAHLDGTLNQSVSVNSYVASDDCERHENTETTSLSVPANIQEDRSEVEMNRVAPEKSNGLIQEDSGHNDHEQSPQITKTWTQVTEDIKQNKTLLDGVHHSLNVCDLDSLLVQELLHDDRPIPVDENSDSQTANPSFENHSESDYKKSNANGTSNPEPKQESSTGEMTTIEDRLMGPSILTRSGQPCSIDHLDEIIENAKSNKITLFSAMQSVTNKMKELEDMEKYFEKVKEDTANSESEILAKVEEMKQTVARTKEANDMHAGEVYGEKAILATETRELQSRLLSLSDERDSSLSILDEMHTTLKSRMASLEATLKALEEEKLAKEEHARKALAEQEALMEKVVQESKILQHEANENAKLREFLIERGQLVDVLQGEISVICQDVRHLKEKFDLEVPLSKSLSSSQTSFILASSGSSLKTATSDLTHFSSILMDTVAHLDAEKGTSLNLGKEGNQASSVSSSSLSSNNLKEEGSERNHFKSSFSDDGWDVFDKDAEFSEASYFVDAKESLKEF
- the LOC103492691 gene encoding protein WHAT'S THIS FACTOR 1 homolog, chloroplastic, whose amino-acid sequence is MFSTPHSLISYLRRIKSPHPSFLSQEIIVQFRPISSLKVVWRKDYRLDEAIENDKRYKLCARVVREVLNEPGQVIPLRYLEKRRERLRLNVSVKAFLGFNPGLLDTYYDRIKPKSEPVLFLRASDRLRGFLEEEKRIMMENEELIVSKLCKLLMMSKDKMLSVDKLLHVKRDFGFPNDFLVNLVPKYPEYFQIVGSPGEGKSFLQLVTRNPDFAKSVIERRAEDESRSTGIRMRPNFDYKLPPGFILRKEMREWVRDWLELDYISPYEDVSYLEQSSPEMEKRTVGVFHELLSLSLLKRIPVPILGKFGDEYRFSNAFSSVFTRHSGIFYLSLKGGIETAMLREAYQGDQLIDCDPLLEIKNKFVELLEQGWRERAEQRREQANERRKDMEFMGARAVHLKD